A genomic window from Chitinophaga pollutisoli includes:
- a CDS encoding TonB-dependent receptor plug domain-containing protein gives MQIVLRKIWHTLKVVAFVLLSFTIEGRANAQDSTLVSLNFKDAPADRVLAHIERQTGFAFFYSSRVKNEFGKVDINVKNMPISKALLQIFRGKNVIWYIRNRSVTLAFGDNRGIRDEGDSIRLITVKGQVLSSDFSGGNGGVAGATVKIKGGNKGAVTNESGEFIIVDVPANATLLISSIGFEPTSMKISGKTYVSITLVRLIKTIGNVEVVSTGYQNLPKERATGSFYQIGNEVLRRTPSTNILDRIQHVSSGLRADPDNQARTTGTKYVIRGFSTINSNRRPLFVIDGFPYEESAGPDVISMMNPNDIESITILKDAAAASIWGVRSGNGVIVITTKKGKINSRPEISFLSNITIEEKPRINDMPMISGADAIAYENELFKTGFYNPNDDIYPNVRHFPIISPAMELLLAGRRGELTPNEVKMGLDRFSSQDIRRDVLKYFVRLPITQQYNLSIRGGSEKSTYYLSFGYDKSKPPDRYSDSRRYTVNFSNNFNIYKFLETNFYINYGKQEVNAGNINYQNLLPGGNKVAPYSVIVDPVSGEHLDIPNSAGLRDKYLDTVNFPGKLDWKYRPLDEVNSGSRKDQNDMIRLGGEFRFKILKGLLLEFKGQYANTKVINEVLRDGSSFINRNLVNRFSFVDAGGIVQYPFPLGGTLLMSQSKQAAWNLRAQLSYSISWKEHSVVSILGAESSETKFGGSSNSFWDMMSLPDSL, from the coding sequence ATGCAAATAGTTTTAAGGAAAATATGGCATACTTTAAAAGTAGTCGCATTTGTGCTCTTGTCGTTTACTATTGAAGGCCGAGCAAATGCACAAGATTCGACGCTTGTTTCATTAAATTTTAAGGATGCTCCTGCTGACAGAGTTTTAGCTCATATTGAGCGGCAAACTGGTTTTGCTTTCTTTTATAGCTCAAGAGTTAAGAATGAGTTCGGAAAGGTTGATATTAATGTGAAGAATATGCCAATATCAAAGGCATTGCTGCAAATATTTCGCGGTAAGAATGTAATTTGGTATATAAGAAATCGTTCTGTAACGCTAGCATTTGGAGATAATAGAGGTATTAGGGATGAGGGTGATAGTATAAGATTGATTACTGTAAAAGGGCAAGTGCTTTCAAGTGATTTTTCTGGCGGGAATGGGGGCGTTGCAGGTGCAACTGTAAAAATTAAAGGAGGAAATAAAGGAGCTGTAACAAATGAATCTGGAGAATTCATTATTGTGGATGTTCCTGCTAATGCTACATTGTTAATTAGCTCAATTGGATTTGAACCAACCAGTATGAAGATTAGTGGGAAGACTTATGTTTCAATTACATTGGTTAGATTGATTAAAACAATAGGAAACGTTGAAGTGGTATCCACGGGTTATCAAAATCTACCAAAAGAGCGTGCAACTGGTTCATTTTACCAAATAGGCAATGAAGTTTTGAGACGCACACCGTCGACAAATATATTGGATAGGATACAACATGTTTCTAGTGGACTGCGCGCTGATCCAGACAATCAAGCAAGAACAACTGGCACCAAGTATGTAATTCGGGGGTTTAGCACTATCAATTCAAATAGACGACCCTTGTTTGTAATTGATGGTTTCCCATATGAAGAATCAGCAGGACCCGATGTTATTTCCATGATGAATCCTAATGATATCGAGTCAATTACTATCCTGAAAGATGCTGCAGCAGCCTCAATTTGGGGTGTGAGGTCGGGAAATGGTGTTATTGTAATTACTACAAAAAAAGGAAAGATAAATAGCCGCCCTGAGATTAGCTTTTTAAGCAATATTACTATTGAAGAGAAGCCCAGGATTAACGATATGCCAATGATTTCAGGGGCGGACGCCATTGCTTATGAGAATGAGTTGTTTAAGACCGGGTTTTACAATCCTAATGATGATATTTACCCAAATGTTAGACATTTTCCTATCATTTCGCCTGCGATGGAATTACTGCTAGCAGGTAGAAGAGGGGAATTAACTCCAAATGAAGTGAAAATGGGACTCGATAGATTTAGTAGCCAAGATATCCGAAGGGATGTATTAAAGTATTTCGTGCGATTACCTATCACACAGCAGTATAATTTAAGCATAAGAGGAGGATCTGAGAAATCGACATATTACTTGTCTTTTGGTTACGATAAAAGTAAACCTCCAGATAGGTATTCAGATAGTAGACGCTACACTGTTAATTTTTCTAATAATTTTAACATTTATAAGTTCTTGGAAACTAATTTTTACATCAACTACGGAAAGCAAGAAGTTAATGCTGGGAATATCAATTATCAAAATCTGCTCCCGGGGGGCAATAAAGTGGCACCTTACTCAGTAATAGTTGATCCGGTTAGTGGAGAACATTTAGATATTCCAAATTCCGCTGGGCTAAGGGATAAGTATCTCGATACTGTCAATTTTCCTGGTAAACTTGACTGGAAGTATCGACCACTTGACGAGGTAAATTCTGGTAGCCGAAAGGATCAGAATGATATGATTAGATTAGGTGGTGAATTTAGATTTAAAATTCTGAAGGGATTATTGTTGGAGTTTAAGGGGCAATATGCAAATACCAAGGTGATCAATGAAGTATTGAGAGACGGTAGCTCGTTTATTAATAGGAATTTGGTAAATAGGTTTTCATTTGTTGACGCAGGGGGAATAGTCCAGTATCCATTTCCATTAGGCGGAACATTGCTAATGTCACAGAGTAAACAGGCTGCATGGAATTTGAGAGCTCAACTGTCATACTCGATTTCTTGGAAGGAACATTCAGTTGTTTCCATTCTTGGTGCTGAGTCAAGTGAAACGAAGTTTGGCGGAAGTTCAAATTCTTTTTGGGATATGATGAGCTTACCGGACAGTTTATGA
- a CDS encoding caspase family protein yields MPSVFALLVGVAEYHPESGVSGLNGCLNDVKSIQEYIRNSFPSDPSDNIRILLNADATRDAVINNFRAHLCEHPAIGDGDTVLFYYSGHGSHAPSAPEFTALNQDSQERDETLVLYDSRLPGHFDLADKELALLLSHIPGKAHAVVILDSCHSGSATRSIKTLQHSGLAKFTSDADIPRRLEDYLSIGATSYAAMQANGKLEIPASRHLLMAACGRHELAYEDVMPRGVFTGWLTRLLREASGGKTYAQLYESLYAVIKKNANAQTPQLKVYGGADPGRYFLLPECDPSAPLLISRFTENEWTVNAGALHGISAVQSDYAQAQVLLYKTAGSESPDFVAGIQRVGLTDSVLRMPEGADTSVRYAASIINLPHGFVSSFPAMPRMP; encoded by the coding sequence ATGCCTTCCGTTTTTGCCCTGCTCGTCGGGGTTGCTGAGTACCATCCTGAATCAGGCGTATCCGGTCTCAACGGTTGCCTGAATGATGTGAAATCCATCCAGGAATATATCCGCAACAGCTTCCCTTCCGACCCATCCGACAACATCCGCATCCTCCTCAACGCCGACGCCACGCGCGACGCCGTGATCAACAATTTCCGGGCGCATCTCTGCGAGCACCCCGCCATCGGCGACGGCGATACCGTATTATTCTATTACAGCGGCCACGGCTCCCACGCCCCCTCGGCCCCTGAATTCACCGCCCTGAACCAGGACAGCCAGGAGCGCGACGAAACGCTCGTGCTCTACGACAGCCGTCTTCCCGGCCATTTCGACCTGGCAGACAAAGAACTGGCCCTTTTGCTTTCCCATATCCCGGGAAAAGCGCATGCCGTGGTGATCCTGGATTCGTGCCATTCCGGTTCCGCCACGCGTTCCATTAAGACCCTCCAGCATTCGGGCCTCGCCAAATTCACCAGCGACGCCGACATACCGCGCCGCCTGGAAGACTATCTTTCCATCGGCGCCACCAGCTATGCCGCCATGCAGGCCAACGGAAAACTGGAAATCCCCGCATCCAGGCACCTCCTCATGGCCGCCTGCGGGCGCCACGAGCTGGCGTATGAAGACGTGATGCCCAGGGGCGTTTTCACCGGATGGCTGACGCGCCTGCTGCGCGAAGCGTCTGGCGGTAAAACGTATGCGCAATTGTATGAATCGCTCTACGCCGTCATCAAGAAAAATGCGAATGCCCAAACGCCCCAGCTGAAAGTATATGGCGGCGCCGATCCCGGCAGGTATTTCCTCCTCCCCGAATGCGATCCGTCCGCTCCTTTGCTGATCTCACGGTTTACGGAAAACGAGTGGACCGTCAACGCCGGCGCGCTGCATGGCATATCCGCGGTGCAAAGTGATTACGCACAGGCGCAGGTGTTGCTCTACAAAACGGCGGGCAGCGAGTCACCTGATTTCGTCGCCGGCATCCAGCGCGTGGGGCTCACCGACAGCGTGCTGCGGATGCCCGAAGGCGCCGACACTTCCGTCCGTTATGCGGCCTCCATCATCAATCTCCCCCACGGCTTTGTATCCTCGTTTCCGGCGATGCCGCGGATGCCGTGA
- a CDS encoding DUF202 domain-containing protein, producing the protein MEPKKFGGPNDHLANERTFLAWVRTSIGIMAFGFVVVKFSLFVKQFSLMLGKDLVVKSPGLSAVAGITLVAVGAATVIFSWFRYRNIEKQLNEGTYGHSSGLLTGLTCFIFLVSVLLIVYLLEST; encoded by the coding sequence ATGGAACCTAAGAAATTCGGCGGGCCCAACGACCATCTCGCCAACGAGCGTACTTTCCTGGCATGGGTGCGTACCAGCATCGGGATCATGGCGTTCGGATTCGTGGTCGTGAAGTTTTCACTTTTCGTGAAACAGTTTTCGCTCATGCTGGGAAAGGATCTTGTGGTGAAATCTCCCGGGCTTTCGGCCGTGGCGGGCATCACGCTCGTGGCGGTAGGGGCGGCCACAGTGATTTTTTCATGGTTCCGCTACCGGAATATCGAGAAGCAGCTGAACGAGGGGACTTATGGCCATTCTTCCGGCCTGCTGACGGGGCTGACCTGTTTTATTTTCCTGGTGAGTGTGCTGCTGATCGTGTACTTACTGGAAAGTACCTGA
- a CDS encoding MauE/DoxX family redox-associated membrane protein, producing the protein MTNKTLPIQRRVEKAIKWRNIAIEAIIAILIVVLLHTGISKLIDWRSFEIQMFQSPIFHEYYRIVTFGGPILEIIIALMLVIKRTRFVAFIASFLLMGFFTWYVYFLMTTIPNLPCSCGGVVGWLNWTQHLILNIFLTIISLIGALMWRNNRKEESKTKNKK; encoded by the coding sequence ATGACAAATAAGACTTTGCCAATTCAACGAAGAGTTGAAAAAGCAATCAAATGGAGAAATATAGCTATTGAAGCAATTATCGCCATTCTAATTGTAGTACTCTTACATACTGGCATCAGCAAATTAATTGACTGGAGAAGTTTTGAAATACAAATGTTTCAATCCCCAATTTTCCATGAATACTATAGAATTGTAACATTCGGCGGGCCAATCCTGGAAATTATTATAGCACTAATGTTAGTTATTAAAAGAACTCGATTTGTTGCGTTCATCGCAAGCTTTCTATTAATGGGTTTTTTCACTTGGTATGTGTACTTTCTAATGACAACAATACCAAATTTACCATGCAGCTGTGGAGGTGTAGTTGGCTGGCTAAATTGGACACAACATTTGATTCTGAACATATTCCTAACCATAATATCACTTATAGGAGCTTTAATGTGGCGAAACAATAGAAAAGAAGAAAGCAAAACAAAGAACAAAAAATAG
- a CDS encoding GAF domain-containing protein has translation MLLNHLDIQFRYPIEGFPTELTLTARVTWNTSQHCYLLSNIRLPGSAGSPVIPATQLRKQCDKWVHPDSDRASVLTESAGAAIEAAEAGKLAHLNDSCPQLGFYLDKAMETAKADFGNIQLFNPAYRSLTIVTQRGFNRDFLAHFKVVTAADNSACGQALRTGEPYIIADIAQSQSFAPHRHIAEQAGYRSVISTPVVAGNRFIGMLSTHSSQPNWQWNLREQREIASDLGLCLEGRIP, from the coding sequence ATGCTACTTAACCATCTCGACATTCAATTCCGCTATCCCATCGAAGGATTCCCCACAGAACTGACACTCACTGCACGCGTTACCTGGAACACAAGCCAACACTGCTATTTACTGAGCAATATCCGTCTGCCCGGAAGCGCCGGCAGCCCGGTCATCCCTGCTACCCAGCTGCGCAAGCAATGCGACAAATGGGTGCATCCCGACAGCGACCGTGCCTCCGTGCTCACCGAATCCGCAGGAGCCGCCATCGAAGCCGCGGAAGCCGGGAAACTGGCGCACCTGAACGACAGCTGCCCCCAACTCGGCTTTTACCTCGACAAGGCCATGGAAACCGCCAAAGCGGACTTCGGGAACATCCAGTTGTTCAACCCCGCTTACCGGTCGCTGACGATCGTTACGCAAAGGGGCTTCAACCGTGACTTCCTGGCGCATTTCAAGGTGGTAACGGCCGCGGACAATTCCGCCTGCGGCCAGGCTCTCAGAACGGGCGAACCTTACATCATTGCAGATATAGCCCAGTCGCAGAGCTTCGCGCCGCACCGGCACATCGCGGAGCAAGCGGGCTACCGGTCGGTTATCTCCACGCCGGTGGTGGCGGGCAACCGGTTCATCGGCATGCTCTCCACCCATTCCAGCCAACCGAATTGGCAATGGAACCTCCGCGAACAACGGGAAATCGCTTCCGACCTGGGCCTTTGCCTCGAAGGAAGGATCCCCTAA
- a CDS encoding RagB/SusD family nutrient uptake outer membrane protein: protein MIRKFRIIAITFILAISIACEKDWLDAKSEQSQTVPTTIKDYRALLDLYYMFGATPLTSEISADYHTYPEDTWDWIKTTYYGSVYSWTVLDPVQFTSFTDWYTPYMWIYSANIVIEGASKIRNEGNAFEVDPLIGEGLYYRARYFFELASVFSPPLNSQNANDKFGLPLRLVPDMEIPSTRSSIIETYNQIISDFKSSVALLPINSGGITRPNKAGAIGMLSRVYLAMEKYDSAYYYANEYLKMMPNLLDYNTISPNADVIGLNVEIPNLTIQYQLWEINYYTVAQKFVDKYEDNDLRKSIFYTKANDTLYFFKGLYTLSPSENFTGFATDEAYLIRAECNVRNNRLIDGLRDLNLLMRNRYKKNGGVSTWTDFNTNSSQEGLKRIIEEREKELVLRNVRWTDLRRLNRDPIFAQTIIRVAGGQTFVLEPNSLRYTFPLPSDVVIKEGLQQNPGWGN from the coding sequence ATGATTAGAAAATTTCGAATAATTGCTATTACTTTTATTCTTGCCATTTCTATTGCCTGCGAGAAAGATTGGCTAGATGCTAAGTCAGAACAATCGCAAACAGTCCCTACTACTATAAAAGATTATAGGGCACTTTTGGATTTATACTATATGTTTGGAGCAACTCCTTTGACTTCAGAAATATCAGCCGATTATCACACTTATCCGGAGGATACATGGGATTGGATAAAAACCACCTATTATGGAAGTGTATATAGTTGGACCGTTTTAGATCCTGTCCAATTTACTTCTTTTACTGACTGGTATACACCATATATGTGGATTTACAGTGCTAACATAGTAATAGAAGGAGCATCCAAAATAAGGAATGAAGGAAATGCTTTTGAAGTTGACCCTTTAATAGGGGAAGGATTGTATTATCGAGCAAGGTACTTTTTTGAATTGGCTTCAGTTTTTAGTCCGCCTTTGAATAGTCAAAATGCAAATGATAAGTTTGGCTTGCCGTTGAGACTTGTGCCTGACATGGAAATTCCATCCACTCGTTCGTCAATTATTGAAACCTATAATCAAATCATTAGTGATTTCAAATCATCTGTTGCATTGCTTCCAATTAATAGCGGTGGTATTACGAGGCCAAATAAAGCTGGTGCTATTGGGATGCTTTCAAGAGTATATCTTGCAATGGAGAAATACGATAGTGCATACTATTATGCTAACGAGTATCTGAAAATGATGCCAAATCTGCTTGATTATAATACAATTTCTCCAAATGCAGATGTAATAGGTCTAAATGTTGAGATTCCCAATTTGACGATTCAATATCAGCTTTGGGAAATAAATTATTATACGGTCGCACAGAAATTTGTAGATAAGTATGAAGATAATGATTTGAGAAAGTCTATTTTTTATACCAAAGCAAATGATACGCTTTATTTTTTTAAAGGACTATACACTCTAAGCCCTTCTGAAAATTTTACAGGGTTTGCAACAGATGAGGCCTACTTGATTAGGGCTGAATGCAATGTAAGAAACAATAGGTTGATTGACGGGCTGAGGGACTTAAACTTACTTATGCGGAATAGGTATAAGAAAAATGGAGGCGTGTCGACATGGACGGATTTCAATACAAATAGTTCACAAGAGGGACTCAAAAGAATTATTGAGGAGAGAGAAAAGGAGCTGGTTTTACGAAACGTTAGGTGGACAGACCTTCGAAGATTGAATAGGGATCCAATATTTGCCCAAACAATTATTCGTGTAGCAGGTGGTCAGACATTTGTACTTGAACCCAACAGTTTAAGATACACCTTTCCATTACCGTCTGATGTAGTTATTAAGGAAGGACTTCAACAGAATCCGGGCTGGGGGAATTGA
- a CDS encoding fumarylacetoacetate hydrolase family protein: MNCFRIYKTSKGIIVQHEAGYYAGTSGWNEFVNRKGLYAAILSEIPSMQPLAKHDAEEAIARGLEAPISTQEVWAAGVTYYRSRTARMEESEDSGGATFYDKVYVAERPELFFKATPNRVSGHGQVVYIRSDSKWDVPEPELTLFISSHGTIEGYTIGNDMSSRSIEGENPLYLPQAKVYEKCAGLGPCLLVPEAPIPQDTVISMSIFREGTIRYNDSVPISQMKRGHAELVGFLFRGCAFPDGCFLMTGTCLVPDNNFTLQDNDRVEISIDHIGTLINEVQTLR; the protein is encoded by the coding sequence ATGAACTGTTTCCGCATTTATAAAACATCCAAAGGCATCATTGTACAGCATGAAGCCGGCTATTATGCAGGCACATCCGGCTGGAATGAATTCGTGAACCGAAAGGGCTTGTACGCCGCCATCTTATCCGAAATCCCTTCCATGCAACCATTGGCGAAGCATGATGCGGAAGAAGCGATCGCCAGGGGGCTGGAAGCGCCTATTTCCACCCAGGAAGTATGGGCGGCGGGCGTTACCTATTACAGGAGCCGCACGGCGCGGATGGAAGAATCCGAGGATTCGGGAGGCGCCACCTTCTACGATAAAGTGTATGTCGCAGAAAGGCCTGAACTGTTCTTCAAAGCCACGCCCAACCGCGTCTCGGGCCACGGGCAGGTCGTATATATCCGCAGCGATTCGAAGTGGGATGTTCCCGAACCGGAACTGACGCTTTTCATCTCTTCGCATGGCACCATCGAAGGGTATACCATCGGCAACGATATGAGCTCCCGCAGCATCGAAGGGGAAAACCCGCTGTACCTGCCGCAGGCGAAAGTCTATGAAAAATGCGCCGGCCTCGGCCCCTGCCTGCTCGTTCCGGAAGCACCCATCCCGCAAGACACCGTTATCAGCATGTCCATCTTCCGCGAAGGAACGATCCGGTATAACGACAGCGTGCCCATCAGCCAGATGAAACGCGGACATGCGGAACTGGTCGGATTCCTGTTCCGCGGCTGCGCCTTCCCCGACGGTTGTTTCCTGATGACCGGCACCTGCCTCGTGCCCGACAATAACTTCACGCTGCAAGACAACGACCGCGTAGAAATCAGCATCGACCACATCGGCACCTTGATCAACGAAGTGCAAACCCTTCGCTGA
- a CDS encoding TlpA disulfide reductase family protein, whose amino-acid sequence MQNKKWYLIRGIAIVFGLIAYISIYAQKDAKFQLSCKIDGLPDGAIVNLIDREMNIITTAIAKAGNFKMEGFIEGDANYYFLQLDSTITTSASKAIWLVNKPLTLNASLSRWPEITLIGSEPQDEYLRMKAVSDTTTVEKMKFELWFEFIKNNPNSIFVGDLIRKVCDGNQKREFYDQLSDRAKNSFAGKELFDDIKSTENFRKFSDQIKKGYPIPNFSLTSVDGKEVKILDVAAKSTYTLIDFWASWCGPCRDAIPNLKAVFNSYKSTGFNIIGISIDNKVSDWQKAIREDQTPWIHCIDNLESVTKKLFNVIAIPGYVLIDNKGRIVSIDVVGKEALVVNNDKLGHKELSKDLNSILETLYTVK is encoded by the coding sequence ATGCAAAATAAAAAATGGTATTTAATACGGGGGATCGCTATTGTATTTGGATTGATTGCGTATATAAGCATTTACGCGCAAAAGGATGCTAAATTTCAGTTAAGCTGTAAAATTGACGGATTACCCGACGGCGCGATTGTAAATCTGATTGACAGAGAGATGAATATCATTACAACTGCTATTGCTAAAGCAGGCAATTTCAAAATGGAAGGGTTTATAGAAGGAGATGCAAATTACTACTTCTTACAGTTGGATTCAACAATAACAACATCAGCTAGTAAGGCTATCTGGTTGGTGAATAAGCCTCTAACGTTGAATGCGTCACTTTCAAGATGGCCAGAAATTACGTTGATCGGATCTGAGCCACAAGATGAATATCTCAGAATGAAGGCCGTCAGCGATACAACTACTGTTGAGAAAATGAAATTCGAATTATGGTTTGAGTTTATCAAGAATAATCCTAATTCTATTTTTGTAGGGGATTTAATCAGGAAAGTTTGTGATGGAAATCAGAAGAGGGAGTTTTACGACCAATTATCGGACAGGGCCAAGAATAGTTTTGCAGGCAAAGAACTCTTCGATGATATTAAGAGTACTGAGAATTTCAGAAAGTTTTCGGACCAAATAAAAAAAGGATATCCAATCCCCAATTTTTCACTCACTTCTGTGGACGGAAAGGAAGTGAAAATACTTGATGTTGCCGCTAAATCAACCTATACTTTAATTGATTTTTGGGCAAGTTGGTGCGGACCCTGCAGAGACGCGATACCTAATTTGAAAGCAGTGTTTAATTCTTACAAATCGACTGGTTTCAATATTATTGGCATTTCGATAGACAATAAAGTATCTGACTGGCAGAAGGCAATAAGGGAGGATCAAACTCCTTGGATCCATTGTATTGATAATTTAGAATCCGTAACGAAGAAATTGTTTAATGTGATTGCCATTCCTGGATATGTATTAATAGATAATAAAGGTAGGATTGTTTCAATTGATGTAGTAGGAAAGGAAGCACTAGTAGTAAATAATGATAAGCTTGGACACAAGGAGCTTTCTAAAGATTTGAACTCAATATTGGAAACTTTATATACAGTAAAGTAA
- a CDS encoding PAS domain S-box protein, with protein sequence MLFSPQSIMPAQNNNNKALNSLTASPLLEKQLIESLPTAVYITDKNGFILHFNEAAAKLWGRNPVAGEDRWTGAFKMFQADGQTPIAADAGPLARTLLAGLAVAGEEIIFERPDGTRSIVISHPKPLFNNNGELIGAINMLTDLTAQRLQTEGLTHLAAIVESSDDAIISKTLNGIITSWNKSAERIFGYKAHEMIGKHISILIPADRQDEEPAILRQLAAGNRVDHFETERVTKNGRIIDISLTISPIYDASGDIIGASKIARDITGQKRGEMLLRLGEERFRMAVSATKLGVWEVDLRSGKVSCSDECRIILGVDVSAITSLETLEAMLHPVSNTRSLLQLKALVEDNGKGEYDAIHRIIRPTDQAHRWVRVRGSYFLGRDGKPERLLGTLLDITPEKEAELLLERTVQERTVELLKTNERLGKSNRDLEEFAYIASHDLQEPLRKIQTFIDMIRENPGDSEAFDKYFAKISDSARRMSTLIRDVLNYSRLSNADGIPGETDLNHVLADVLSDFEPAIQEKEARVIAGDLPVIVGETSQLRQLFANLLGNALKFSAGNPVINIHSQPLTPAMAARLYSMPENRAYVQITVEDNGIGIDEQYIDKIFAIFKRLHTRQQYPGTGIGLAICKKIVENHHGHIFARSRPGGGTAMVVVLPVM encoded by the coding sequence ATGCTATTCAGTCCGCAATCCATCATGCCCGCACAGAACAACAATAACAAAGCGCTCAATTCCCTCACGGCCTCGCCGCTGCTGGAAAAACAACTCATCGAAAGTCTTCCTACTGCTGTTTATATCACCGACAAAAACGGATTCATCCTCCACTTCAATGAAGCCGCCGCCAAACTATGGGGCCGCAACCCGGTGGCAGGGGAAGACCGCTGGACCGGCGCGTTCAAAATGTTCCAGGCCGACGGGCAAACGCCCATCGCCGCCGACGCCGGGCCCCTCGCCCGTACACTGCTCGCCGGCCTCGCCGTAGCGGGAGAGGAAATCATCTTCGAACGGCCGGACGGTACCCGGTCTATCGTAATTTCGCACCCCAAGCCACTGTTCAACAACAATGGCGAGCTCATCGGCGCTATCAACATGCTCACCGATCTTACCGCCCAACGCCTCCAGACCGAAGGCCTCACGCACCTGGCCGCCATCGTGGAGTCGTCCGACGATGCCATCATCTCCAAAACCCTCAACGGCATCATCACTTCCTGGAACAAATCCGCCGAGCGCATCTTCGGGTATAAAGCCCATGAGATGATCGGCAAACATATCTCCATCCTTATCCCGGCCGACCGCCAGGACGAGGAGCCCGCCATCCTCCGGCAGCTCGCCGCAGGCAACCGCGTGGACCATTTCGAAACGGAGCGCGTCACCAAAAACGGGCGTATCATCGATATCTCCCTCACCATTTCCCCCATCTACGACGCTTCCGGCGACATTATCGGCGCCTCCAAAATCGCGCGCGACATCACCGGCCAGAAGCGCGGTGAAATGCTCCTGCGCCTGGGAGAAGAACGCTTCCGAATGGCCGTATCCGCCACCAAACTCGGCGTCTGGGAAGTGGACCTCCGCTCCGGGAAAGTGAGCTGCTCCGACGAATGCCGCATCATCCTTGGGGTAGATGTGAGCGCCATCACCAGCCTCGAAACCCTCGAAGCCATGCTTCATCCGGTCAGCAACACGCGCTCGCTCCTGCAACTCAAAGCGCTCGTGGAAGACAATGGCAAAGGGGAATACGACGCTATCCACCGCATCATCCGCCCCACCGACCAGGCGCACCGCTGGGTAAGGGTCCGCGGATCTTACTTCCTGGGGCGCGACGGCAAGCCCGAACGCCTCCTGGGCACCCTGCTCGACATCACGCCGGAAAAGGAAGCCGAACTTTTACTCGAACGCACCGTGCAGGAACGAACCGTTGAGCTCCTCAAAACCAACGAACGCCTCGGGAAATCCAACCGCGACCTGGAGGAATTCGCCTATATCGCCTCGCACGACCTGCAGGAGCCCCTCCGGAAAATCCAGACCTTCATCGACATGATCCGCGAGAATCCCGGCGATTCTGAAGCTTTCGATAAATACTTCGCGAAAATTTCCGACTCCGCCCGCCGTATGTCGACCCTCATCCGGGACGTACTCAATTACAGCCGGCTGTCCAACGCGGATGGGATACCCGGCGAAACGGATCTCAACCATGTGCTGGCAGATGTGCTATCCGACTTCGAGCCGGCCATCCAGGAAAAGGAAGCCAGGGTTATTGCAGGAGACCTCCCTGTGATCGTTGGAGAAACCTCTCAGTTGCGGCAACTTTTCGCCAACCTGCTGGGGAACGCACTGAAATTTTCGGCGGGCAACCCCGTCATCAATATCCACAGTCAGCCGCTTACGCCGGCGATGGCGGCCAGGTTGTACAGTATGCCTGAAAACCGGGCGTACGTACAGATCACCGTCGAAGACAATGGCATCGGCATCGACGAACAATACATCGATAAGATCTTCGCCATCTTCAAACGGCTCCACACGCGCCAGCAATATCCCGGCACAGGCATCGGTCTGGCTATCTGCAAGAAAATCGTGGAAAACCATCACGGGCATATCTTCGCCCGTTCCAGGCCCGGTGGCGGAACGGCCATGGTGGTGGTATTGCCGGTGATGTAA